The following proteins are co-located in the Leptodactylus fuscus isolate aLepFus1 chromosome 8, aLepFus1.hap2, whole genome shotgun sequence genome:
- the DTX3L gene encoding LOW QUALITY PROTEIN: E3 ubiquitin-protein ligase DTX3L (The sequence of the model RefSeq protein was modified relative to this genomic sequence to represent the inferred CDS: deleted 1 base in 1 codon), with protein sequence MEESSATLHTEDMEQRDPPRPPCTQTSSAKDVQRSTNKSDGGDVCAVREIGPSAYCVYFQDQAAQDRVLQRSGHVIEHLPAQVTAAEDVERDGPHHRLSLHQSDLERSNPSGAAIGGDWSFPEIFSETSTILNTGLFHREIIHEITHRFPYLKIKPSEAGSEVTGSFRALEKLYHFLQKKLEGGESCRALEEDIGDDCLNLQTPLYEYIAEIYKEEVRKLEEQCNVQVMEVRRANGTSYIRLKPLGPGAALEQATKKFIDKAQAITKDWSQKEAPRSSMKAPLEDTKLYLKEHHKTLLIVDGDRLILRGPERELSLAVEALQKVESRSQTPRKVVSISSKDTSSEVLVDARHLDILKKLKSREVKELQQKYNVRMEEASKDKKVSVTFRGMSGAPDLGAHACYSFTNLLHGTIMNLQRKTIKGNLELDAQKLAQFSAKLQEGGVEVIVEHDQGAITLITFPVLMGFVEGKLREFLKLKDAKEAAASGGDTEEPMDTSKAPDKKTRAEEETCPICLDQVKNKKVLPKCKHEFCADCLQQCLAVKPVCPVCAVPYGVVIGNQPDGTMTHTTCGQSLPGYPECGTIQITYSIPGGVQQKNHPNPGRTFSGTSRTAFLPDNQEGRQVLQLLRKAFNQKLIFTVGESRTSGAKDTVTWNDVHHKTSMYGGPQSFGYPDPDYLKRVRDELKAKGVE encoded by the exons CTCAGGACCGAGTGCTCCAGAGGTCGGGCCACGTGATCGAGCACTTACCTGCTCAGGTGACCGCGGCAGAGGACGTGGAGAGGGACGGACCCCA CCACAGGCTGAGCTTGCACCAGTCTGACCTGGAGAGGAGTAATCCCAGCGGCGCGGCCATTGGAGGGGATTGGAGCTTCCCGGAG ATATTTTCAGAGACATCTACCATACTGAACACCGGCTTGTTCCACAGGGAGATCATACACGAAATCACACACAGGTTTCCATACCTGAAGATTAAACCGTCTGAAGCCGGCAGTGAAGTCACTGGAAGCTTCAGGGCTCTGGAAAAGTTGTATCATTTCCTCCAGAAGAAGCTGGAAGGCGGTGAAAGCTGCCGAGCCCTGGAGGAGGACATAGGAGACGACTGCCTGAACCTTCAGACTCCCTTATATGAATACATTGCCGAAATTTACAAAGAAGAAGTGAGAAAGCTGGAGGAGCAATGTAACGTGCAGGTGATGGAAGTCCGGAGGGCCAACGGCACTTCTTATATAAGACTCAAACCTCTAGGGCCAGGTGCGGCATTGGAACAAGCAACAAAAAAGTTTATTGATAAGGCCCAAGCTATAACCAAGGACTGGAGTCAGAAGGAAGCCCCGAGATCCAGCATGAAGGCTCCACTAGAAGACACCAAACTGTACTTGAAGGAACATCACAAGACCTTGCTCATAGTGGACGGAGATCGCTTAATTCTTCGTGGACCCGAACGGGAATTGTCCCTGGCAGTGGAGGCTTTACAGAAGGTTGAGTCCAGATCACAGACTCCTCGCAAAGTCGTATCCATCAGCTCCAAGGACACAAGCAGTGAGGTGCTAGTGGATGCCAGGCACCTGGACATCTTGAAGAAACTGAAGTCCAGAGAGGTTAAGGAGCTCCAGCAAAAGTACAACGTTAGGATGGAAGAAGCCAGCAAAGACAAGAAGGTGAGCGTCACATTCAGAGGCATGAGCGGAGCCCCTGATCTGGGAGCACACGCCTGCTACAGCTTCACCAACCTCCTGCACGGCACCATCATGAACCTTCAGCGCAAAACCATCAAGGGGAACCTGGAACTCGATGCCCAAAAGCTGGCTCAGTTCAGTGCGAAGCTGCAGGAGGGCGGGGTGGAGGTCATCGTGGAGCACGACCAGGGCGCCATCACTCTCATCACTTTTCCAGTCCTGATGGGTTTTGTAGAAGGAAAGCTTCGGGAGTTCTTAAAACTAAAAGATGCCAAGGAAGCCGCGGCCTCTGGAGGAGACACCGAGGAGCCCATGGACACAAGTAAGGCCCCTGACAAAAAGACAAGGGCAGAGGAGGAGACGTGTCCCATCTGCCTGGACCAGGTGAAGAACAAGAAAGTTCTGCCAAAGTGTAAGCATGAATTCTGTGCGGATTGTCTCCAGCAATGTCTGGCCGTGAAGCCCGTCTGCCCAGTGTGCGCTGTGCCATACGGTGTTGTCATAGGGAACCAGCCTGACGGGACGATGACACACACAACGTGCGGACAGAGCCTGCCGGGATATCCTGAGTGTGGAACCATACAAATCACCTATAGCATCCCAGGGGGGGTTCAGCAG AAAAACCATCCAAACCCTGGAAGAACGTTCTCTGGCACGAGCCGCACGGCGTTCCTACCGGATAACCAGGAGGGCAGGCAAGTTCTGCAGCTGCTGAGGAAAGCCTTCAATCAGAAACTCATCTTCACCGTGGGGGAGTCTCGCACCTCAGGCGCCAAAGACACCGTGACCTGGAACGACGTCCATCATAAAACCAGCATGTACGGAGGCCCACAAAG CTTTGGGTACCCGGATCCTGATTATCTGAAGCGCGTCCGAGATGAACTGAAAGCCAAAGGAGTCGagtga